Proteins encoded by one window of Chondromyces crocatus:
- a CDS encoding M1 family metallopeptidase, translated as MTALRRLLCAAAVPLSASLFAACTPREAPAPHAPPAAGSPSIAVVDDGTQPPLGPLPGDVKPLDYQLTLQIDPEKDHFSGTARIIIDLSAPRSTLWMHARDLRVKSATIQPDVNGALARASTCRACVLPPENQPVFPARFEQVDPTGVAKLSFEQPIPKGWAILVLDYEGPLPEGNSGLYRVRRGGRAYAFTQFEATSARQAFPSFDEPAFKTPFHVNLIVPRDHTAISSGAQVNRVRENDQLDRVTFATTQRLPTYLLAFAVGPFDVVKAPSIPPSIIRHRELPLRGVAVAGRGSELAFALANTGSLIQALEDYTGLPYPFDKLDLIAVPGKHGAMENAGAVTFSEYLLLMDAVRSPARQRRAFFDVGAHEFAHMWFGDLVTMPWWNDLWLKEASANWLGTRAVRMVYPALDLESEMLSDVHRAMNTDSLLAARKIRQEIDSHHDISNAFDGITYDKGYGVISMFERWLGPEVYQRAVRSFFMSRMYGTASADDYLAALGQAASRDVATPMRTFLDQPGVPLVKARLTCEGKPRLRLEQSRYLPLGSAGAPAAQWQIPICARYPRGQGADATETTCTLLDGREGEIQLASEQCPAWVLPNADGVGYFRWTLPSADLQRLITAGLAHLSVREKMSLAANIHAAFAQGTTSGKEALTLLAPLATDARHEVATAPIPLLQAALQWLAGGPSHARVEAYARALYAPAYRSLGWGPRAAGPGATPQPEPEENSYLRTDVLRFLALDARDPQVRKEAAARGRAYIAGGTLHPETVAPELAGIVVAAALQQGDAALFEQALAALASTEHDVPRGVVLFGLGSIDTPELATRVRELVFDARVRPHEIYSILSLQLEQPAVRDAAWSWFEQKLDAILQRLSHRHKRGLIHLAASLCDSAYAGRVEALFTPRIAGLEGGPRVLAGTVETIKLCAARKKAQQESLNAFFETSPRVPHQ; from the coding sequence GTGACCGCCCTCCGTCGCCTCCTCTGCGCCGCCGCCGTCCCTCTGTCAGCCTCGCTGTTCGCCGCTTGCACGCCCCGCGAGGCCCCGGCGCCGCATGCGCCCCCCGCAGCAGGGAGCCCTTCGATCGCGGTGGTCGATGACGGCACCCAGCCCCCCCTCGGCCCTCTTCCCGGGGACGTGAAGCCCCTGGATTATCAGCTCACCCTGCAGATCGACCCCGAGAAGGATCACTTCTCCGGCACGGCCCGGATCATCATCGATCTGTCCGCGCCCCGCAGCACCCTGTGGATGCACGCCCGGGACCTCCGGGTGAAGAGCGCCACGATCCAGCCCGATGTGAATGGCGCCCTCGCGCGAGCGTCCACCTGCCGCGCCTGCGTGCTCCCCCCCGAGAACCAGCCCGTGTTCCCCGCTCGCTTCGAGCAGGTCGATCCCACGGGCGTGGCCAAGCTGAGCTTCGAGCAGCCCATCCCGAAGGGGTGGGCGATCCTCGTCCTCGACTACGAAGGCCCACTGCCCGAAGGGAACAGCGGACTCTACCGGGTGCGGCGCGGCGGTCGCGCCTACGCCTTCACGCAGTTCGAGGCAACGTCCGCGCGCCAGGCCTTCCCGAGCTTCGACGAGCCGGCCTTCAAGACGCCCTTCCACGTCAACCTGATCGTCCCTCGTGACCACACGGCCATCTCCAGCGGGGCGCAGGTCAATCGCGTCCGCGAGAACGACCAGCTCGATCGCGTGACCTTCGCGACCACGCAACGGCTCCCCACCTACCTGCTCGCCTTCGCGGTCGGACCGTTCGACGTGGTGAAGGCGCCGAGCATCCCTCCCAGCATCATCCGCCATCGGGAGCTGCCGCTGCGTGGCGTGGCCGTCGCGGGCCGAGGGAGCGAGCTCGCCTTCGCGCTCGCCAACACGGGGTCGCTGATCCAGGCCCTCGAAGACTACACGGGCCTCCCCTACCCCTTCGACAAGCTCGATCTCATCGCGGTGCCCGGCAAGCACGGCGCCATGGAGAACGCCGGCGCGGTCACCTTCAGCGAATACCTCCTGCTCATGGACGCGGTGCGATCTCCAGCCCGGCAGCGCCGCGCCTTCTTCGATGTGGGCGCGCACGAGTTCGCCCACATGTGGTTCGGCGATCTGGTCACCATGCCGTGGTGGAACGACCTCTGGCTCAAGGAGGCGTCTGCGAACTGGCTCGGCACCCGCGCGGTGCGCATGGTCTACCCGGCGCTCGATCTGGAGTCCGAGATGCTGTCCGACGTCCACCGCGCGATGAATACCGACAGCCTGCTCGCGGCGCGCAAGATTCGACAGGAGATCGACAGCCATCACGACATCAGCAATGCCTTCGACGGCATCACGTACGACAAGGGCTACGGGGTCATCTCCATGTTCGAGCGGTGGCTCGGCCCCGAGGTGTACCAGCGCGCCGTTCGCTCGTTCTTCATGAGCCGGATGTATGGCACGGCGTCGGCCGACGACTACCTCGCCGCCCTCGGTCAGGCGGCCTCACGCGACGTCGCCACGCCCATGCGCACGTTCCTCGATCAGCCCGGCGTGCCCCTGGTCAAGGCCAGGCTCACGTGTGAGGGCAAGCCCCGGCTCCGGCTCGAACAGTCACGCTACCTCCCGCTGGGCTCCGCCGGCGCGCCCGCTGCGCAGTGGCAGATCCCGATCTGCGCGCGTTATCCCCGGGGGCAAGGAGCCGATGCCACCGAGACCACCTGCACCCTCCTCGACGGACGCGAAGGGGAGATCCAGCTCGCGAGCGAGCAGTGCCCTGCCTGGGTCCTGCCCAACGCCGATGGCGTCGGCTACTTCCGCTGGACGCTCCCGAGCGCTGACCTCCAGCGCCTCATCACGGCGGGCCTCGCGCACCTCTCCGTGCGCGAGAAGATGTCCCTCGCCGCCAACATCCACGCCGCCTTTGCCCAGGGCACCACGTCGGGCAAGGAAGCCCTCACGCTCCTCGCTCCGCTCGCCACGGACGCGCGTCACGAGGTCGCCACCGCGCCCATCCCCCTCCTGCAGGCAGCTCTCCAGTGGCTCGCTGGCGGTCCCTCCCACGCTCGCGTCGAGGCATACGCCCGCGCCCTCTACGCCCCCGCCTACCGCAGCCTCGGCTGGGGACCCCGAGCCGCTGGACCCGGGGCGACCCCGCAACCCGAGCCCGAGGAGAACAGCTACCTCCGCACCGATGTCCTGCGCTTCCTCGCCCTCGATGCCCGAGACCCTCAGGTGCGCAAGGAAGCCGCCGCGCGCGGCCGCGCCTACATCGCCGGCGGCACCCTCCACCCCGAGACCGTCGCCCCGGAGCTGGCGGGCATCGTCGTCGCCGCTGCCCTCCAGCAAGGAGATGCGGCCCTCTTCGAGCAAGCCCTCGCAGCGCTCGCCTCCACCGAACACGACGTGCCCCGAGGTGTCGTTCTGTTCGGACTCGGCAGCATCGACACCCCCGAGCTCGCCACGCGCGTCCGCGAACTCGTGTTCGACGCCCGGGTCCGGCCTCACGAGATCTACTCCATCCTCTCGCTCCAGCTCGAGCAGCCCGCAGTCCGTGACGCTGCGTGGTCGTGGTTCGAGCAGAAGCTCGACGCCATCCTCCAGCGGCTCTCGCATCGCCACAAGCGCGGCCTGATCCACCTGGCTGCGAGCCTCTGCGACAGCGCGTACGCCGGGCGCGTCGAGGCCCTCTTCACGCCTCGCATCGCCGGGCTGGAGGGAGGTCCTCGCGTTCTGGCGGGCACCGTGGAGACCATCAAGCTCTGTGCGGCCCGCAAGAAGGCGCAGCAGGAAAGCCTGAACGCCTTCTTCGAGACCTCCCCGCGCGTTCCACACCAGTGA
- a CDS encoding ADP-ribosylglycohydrolase family protein, which produces MTSGRFSPRAALRRLVVAGGMVLSVGMHRASPQPRRPSLPFGIPASDVPDQRLTLPLDHAERLARARLSLDGLSLGDAFGQQFFRLAPVTLIDARAFPEPPWDWTDDTEMALAITEVLTACGCIERDVLAWRFARRWAAAPDRGYGRGAHHLLQEIYVGGDWREVAAGLFRGEGSLGNGGAMRVAPLGAYFADDPDRIVVEARASAEVTHAHPEGQAGAIAVALGAAHAWRHRAAPNAGKGAALLRFVLERTPAGPTAAGIARAAELPPDATPATAASLLGVGEDVTSMDTVPFSLWCAARHLDDFEEALWTTVSGLGDRDTTCAIVGGIVALAAETTVPARWRAARAPLSVG; this is translated from the coding sequence ATGACGTCCGGTCGCTTCAGTCCTCGTGCGGCGCTCCGGCGGCTCGTCGTCGCAGGCGGGATGGTACTCTCCGTCGGCATGCATCGCGCATCGCCGCAGCCTCGGCGGCCGTCCTTGCCCTTCGGCATTCCCGCCTCCGACGTTCCCGACCAGCGACTCACCCTGCCGCTCGATCACGCGGAGCGCCTCGCCCGCGCGCGCCTCTCTCTCGACGGGCTCTCGCTCGGTGACGCCTTCGGTCAGCAGTTCTTTCGACTGGCCCCCGTCACCCTGATCGACGCACGTGCCTTTCCCGAGCCACCCTGGGACTGGACGGACGATACCGAGATGGCGCTCGCGATCACCGAGGTGCTCACCGCGTGCGGCTGCATCGAGCGCGACGTGCTGGCCTGGCGCTTCGCGCGCCGCTGGGCAGCTGCGCCGGATCGAGGCTACGGCCGTGGTGCTCACCACCTGCTGCAGGAGATCTACGTCGGGGGCGACTGGCGTGAAGTGGCCGCGGGTCTGTTTCGGGGAGAGGGGTCCCTGGGGAACGGAGGAGCGATGCGCGTTGCGCCGCTGGGCGCTTACTTTGCTGACGATCCCGACCGGATCGTCGTGGAGGCCCGGGCCTCGGCCGAGGTCACCCACGCGCACCCCGAGGGACAGGCGGGAGCCATCGCCGTGGCGCTCGGCGCCGCCCATGCGTGGCGGCATCGCGCCGCGCCGAACGCAGGAAAGGGGGCAGCATTGCTCCGCTTCGTGCTGGAGCGGACACCGGCGGGGCCGACCGCGGCCGGTATCGCTCGCGCCGCAGAGCTGCCTCCAGACGCGACCCCGGCGACCGCCGCGAGCCTCCTCGGGGTCGGTGAAGACGTGACGTCGATGGACACCGTCCCCTTCTCGCTCTGGTGCGCGGCCCGTCACCTCGACGACTTTGAAGAGGCGCTGTGGACCACCGTCTCGGGCCTTGGAGATCGCGACACGACCTGCGCCATCGTCGGTGGAATCGTCGCTCTGGCCGCGGAGACCACCGTGCCTGCCCGCTGGCGTGCGGCTCGTGCACCGCTTTCCGTTGGTTGA
- a CDS encoding carbohydrate kinase family protein, protein MTSLNSRRFLSLSGARWILVVGDANADLGAALTHFPREGHDHPLQALTWDSGGSGANVATALGLFGGGVRLLARVGSDPAAEVALRAARAARVDLSFVQRDEAVATGLCFAAVSPGGERTFFSHRGANACLALPEVDGLLDGVGWIHVAGHALLEGVQRETTLTLMAEAHRRGIPMSLDLCLPLLAAHPDTLTVDQGSGRLTVLFANEPELQAVTGEHHADLVEEGWLDRALAVTTAAGIPLVAAKLGARGSLIAGLEGDRQTIPPFPVDARDTTGSGDAYVAAFLFALLTGAPASTAGLLGNAAGAFVATRPGAASALPDRETLFAFADHTKPHDAPDAPDAPHRGSR, encoded by the coding sequence GTGACGTCCCTGAACTCCCGACGTTTCCTGTCCCTCTCTGGAGCCCGCTGGATCCTCGTCGTGGGGGATGCCAATGCCGATCTCGGCGCTGCTCTCACCCACTTTCCGCGGGAAGGTCACGACCACCCCCTCCAGGCGCTGACGTGGGACAGCGGCGGCTCCGGCGCGAATGTCGCCACCGCGCTCGGGTTGTTTGGTGGCGGGGTGCGCCTGCTCGCGCGTGTCGGCTCCGATCCTGCTGCCGAGGTGGCGCTGCGGGCCGCGCGCGCCGCGCGCGTCGATCTCTCGTTCGTTCAGCGGGACGAGGCCGTCGCCACCGGGCTCTGCTTCGCCGCGGTCTCTCCCGGCGGGGAGCGCACCTTCTTCAGCCACCGAGGAGCCAACGCCTGCCTCGCGCTGCCCGAGGTCGACGGGCTCCTTGACGGCGTGGGATGGATCCATGTCGCAGGCCATGCGCTGCTCGAAGGCGTCCAGCGCGAGACCACCCTCACCCTGATGGCCGAGGCGCATCGTCGGGGGATTCCCATGTCCCTGGACCTCTGCCTGCCGCTGCTCGCCGCTCACCCGGACACCCTGACGGTGGACCAGGGGAGCGGGCGACTCACCGTTCTGTTCGCCAACGAGCCGGAGCTGCAGGCCGTCACTGGCGAGCACCACGCCGACCTGGTGGAAGAGGGGTGGCTCGACCGGGCGCTCGCCGTGACGACGGCCGCAGGGATCCCGCTCGTCGCAGCCAAGCTCGGGGCACGTGGCTCGCTCATCGCCGGCCTGGAGGGCGACCGCCAGACCATCCCCCCGTTCCCCGTCGATGCACGCGATACCACGGGCTCCGGAGACGCCTACGTCGCCGCGTTTCTGTTCGCGCTCCTCACCGGTGCCCCGGCCTCGACCGCGGGTCTCCTCGGCAATGCCGCAGGAGCGTTCGTCGCGACCCGCCCCGGTGCCGCCAGCGCCCTCCCCGACCGGGAGACCTTGTTCGCCTTCGCAGACCACACCAAGCCCCACGATGCGCCTGATGCGCCTGACGCACCCCACCGAGGATCTCGATGA
- a CDS encoding BtpA/SgcQ family protein produces MTPAWKARLDALRLKDLADLFGTPKPIIGMVHCWPLPGAPGYTGYGVDTIIEHAVRDARALAEGGADGLIVENMWDIPFRAGSHLPPESIAVHAVVARAVRQAVNLPLGINLVHNGGTALLAIAIAAGASFIRVCMFTGAGVWEAGSIDEGCAADLMRRRKDLHAENIKIIADVDKKHSVRFPGIDLATHIEWTRFSGADGLIVSGRMTGDAPDLEKVREARRHAGELPILIGSGATEDNVAAFLGVADGIIVGSSIKVDGLCENPVDVERVRRLVTAARAARSA; encoded by the coding sequence ATGACCCCTGCCTGGAAAGCCCGCCTCGATGCCCTCCGCCTCAAGGACCTGGCCGATCTCTTCGGGACCCCGAAGCCCATCATCGGCATGGTCCACTGCTGGCCGCTGCCAGGCGCGCCTGGCTACACGGGGTACGGCGTCGACACCATCATCGAGCACGCGGTTCGTGATGCCCGTGCGCTGGCCGAAGGGGGCGCCGACGGCCTCATCGTGGAGAACATGTGGGACATCCCCTTCCGCGCGGGATCTCACCTGCCGCCGGAGAGCATCGCCGTCCACGCCGTGGTCGCGCGCGCCGTCCGGCAGGCCGTGAACCTGCCGCTGGGGATCAACCTGGTCCACAACGGCGGCACGGCGCTCCTCGCCATCGCCATCGCGGCTGGCGCCAGCTTCATCCGCGTCTGCATGTTCACGGGTGCCGGAGTCTGGGAGGCGGGCTCCATCGACGAAGGGTGTGCTGCGGACCTCATGCGGCGGCGCAAGGATCTCCACGCCGAGAACATCAAGATCATCGCCGACGTGGACAAGAAGCACTCGGTCCGCTTCCCGGGCATCGATCTCGCCACCCACATCGAGTGGACCCGGTTCTCGGGCGCAGATGGGCTCATCGTCTCCGGCCGGATGACGGGCGACGCACCCGACCTCGAAAAGGTGCGCGAGGCACGCCGTCACGCGGGAGAGCTGCCCATCCTCATCGGCAGCGGCGCCACCGAGGACAACGTTGCCGCCTTCCTCGGGGTCGCGGACGGGATCATCGTCGGGTCGAGCATCAAGGTCGACGGGCTCTGCGAGAACCCGGTGGACGTGGAGCGGGTGCGCCGCCTGGTGACCGCCGCCCGCGCCGCACGCTCTGCGTGA
- a CDS encoding DUF3817 domain-containing protein, with translation MMNSAIGRLRVIGIVEGISFLLLLGVAMPLKYLGGIPMAVKIVGWAHGVLFVLFCSALAHAFFAARWSMFRGASVFFAALVPFGPFAIDGWLKREEQRLRGPDAPPAEA, from the coding sequence ATGATGAACAGCGCCATCGGCCGCCTGCGTGTCATCGGCATCGTCGAAGGCATCTCGTTCCTGCTGCTCCTCGGCGTGGCCATGCCGCTCAAGTACCTCGGCGGAATACCGATGGCGGTGAAGATCGTGGGCTGGGCGCACGGGGTGCTCTTCGTGCTGTTCTGCTCGGCGCTGGCGCACGCCTTCTTTGCGGCGCGCTGGTCGATGTTCAGAGGAGCGTCGGTCTTCTTCGCGGCGCTGGTGCCCTTCGGCCCGTTCGCGATCGATGGCTGGTTGAAGCGTGAGGAGCAGCGGCTCCGCGGTCCGGACGCGCCTCCAGCGGAGGCATGA
- a CDS encoding cadmium resistance transporter yields MEPLSSTLGIGAVVFATTNIDDLLILSAFFSNPAYRVRQIVVGQFLGMAALTVASGVCALFAFAVPDAWLGLLGLAPLGLGLRGLWGLWRGEGEDEGREDASEDRPGTWTAGFKALAVAGVTVANGGDNLGVYIPLFSSGAGRIPVYAGVFAVMTAAWCAVGFWLVNNPLIGERIRRYGRVTLPFVLIALGVWILSRSRELLPGFGGS; encoded by the coding sequence ATGGAACCGCTTTCCTCGACGCTGGGCATCGGCGCGGTGGTGTTCGCGACGACGAACATCGACGACCTCCTGATCCTCTCGGCCTTCTTCTCGAACCCGGCCTACCGGGTCCGGCAGATCGTCGTCGGGCAGTTCCTCGGGATGGCCGCCCTGACGGTGGCGAGCGGTGTCTGCGCGCTCTTCGCCTTCGCTGTGCCCGATGCGTGGCTGGGCTTGCTGGGGCTCGCTCCCCTGGGGCTCGGGCTGCGTGGGCTGTGGGGGTTGTGGAGGGGTGAAGGCGAGGACGAGGGGCGAGAGGATGCGTCCGAAGACCGCCCTGGGACGTGGACGGCTGGGTTCAAGGCGCTGGCGGTGGCCGGCGTGACCGTGGCGAATGGCGGGGACAACCTGGGCGTGTACATCCCGCTGTTCTCCAGCGGAGCCGGACGCATTCCCGTTTACGCGGGGGTGTTCGCCGTGATGACCGCCGCGTGGTGCGCGGTCGGGTTCTGGCTGGTGAACAACCCCCTGATCGGCGAGCGGATTCGTCGCTACGGTCGCGTGACGCTGCCATTCGTTTTGATCGCGCTGGGGGTGTGGATCCTGTCACGTTCGCGTGAGCTGCTGCCGGGCTTCGGGGGGTCATAG
- a CDS encoding RtcB family protein translates to MSPPLLRNEEGWKRHAVATPDGYFSLETEDTGGVPVRLFLTPDLLAQAEDTLYRQIVNATRFPGTKLVAITPDVHYGYGVPVGCVILTDRQEGAVAMGPVGFDIGCGMMSARSAVAAELATPDRKLAFNREVMKRVSMGAGGTSVRFGKLPESELMELVRGGAELYVDKYGAAIDRSRAERHRIPVDDAWDVPWGGKGRPERGLDQLGSLGGGNHFIELQRCEETGTLFVQVHTGSRGFGHGLASNYFELAREERPDLGADIDLGYFTPESQHYRAYLNAVAAGGNFAIINRLIIFEQVAEAFRKVFREDLELVYEISHNLVQAEHHPDFGDVWVHRKGATRAFPAHHPALVGTSFENEGHPVLVPGSNRDYSYILRPLPGAHKSGYSVNHGSGRRMSRGEAARVLSQEKVNEQYRHAGILVNLDGEVPIDESSACYKSAEDVVAAVVDAGLARIEYTLWPVASLKGTEESSGVRRQRKAKGKERDKARGEARKTKGHY, encoded by the coding sequence ATGAGCCCCCCCCTGCTGCGCAACGAGGAAGGCTGGAAACGCCACGCGGTGGCCACGCCGGACGGCTATTTCTCGCTGGAGACCGAGGACACCGGGGGCGTCCCCGTGCGCCTGTTCCTCACACCGGATCTGCTCGCGCAGGCCGAGGACACGCTGTACCGGCAGATCGTCAACGCGACGCGGTTCCCCGGGACCAAGCTGGTCGCCATCACCCCTGACGTGCACTACGGGTACGGCGTCCCCGTGGGGTGCGTGATCCTGACGGATCGGCAGGAGGGGGCGGTGGCCATGGGGCCCGTGGGCTTCGACATCGGGTGCGGCATGATGAGCGCCCGGAGCGCGGTGGCCGCAGAGCTGGCCACGCCGGATCGTAAGCTCGCCTTCAACCGCGAGGTCATGAAGCGGGTGAGCATGGGCGCCGGAGGGACCAGCGTGCGCTTCGGAAAGCTGCCCGAGAGCGAGCTGATGGAGCTGGTGCGGGGAGGCGCCGAGCTGTACGTCGACAAGTACGGCGCGGCCATCGACCGGAGCCGCGCCGAGCGGCACCGCATCCCGGTGGACGACGCTTGGGACGTGCCCTGGGGCGGGAAGGGCCGGCCGGAGCGAGGCCTGGATCAGCTCGGATCGCTCGGGGGTGGCAACCACTTCATCGAGCTGCAGCGGTGCGAGGAGACGGGCACGCTGTTCGTGCAGGTTCACACGGGGAGCCGAGGTTTCGGCCACGGGCTGGCGTCCAACTACTTCGAGCTGGCCCGCGAGGAGCGCCCCGACCTGGGCGCCGACATCGACCTCGGGTACTTCACCCCGGAGTCGCAGCATTACCGCGCGTACCTCAACGCGGTGGCTGCCGGAGGCAACTTCGCGATCATCAACCGGCTCATCATCTTCGAGCAGGTGGCCGAGGCGTTTCGCAAGGTCTTCCGCGAGGATCTGGAGCTGGTCTACGAGATCAGCCACAACCTCGTCCAGGCCGAGCATCACCCCGATTTCGGCGACGTCTGGGTGCACCGCAAGGGTGCGACCCGGGCCTTCCCGGCACACCACCCTGCGCTCGTGGGGACGTCGTTCGAGAACGAGGGGCACCCGGTGCTCGTCCCTGGCTCGAACCGGGACTACAGCTACATCCTTCGTCCGCTGCCTGGCGCCCACAAGAGCGGCTACTCCGTGAACCATGGATCCGGGCGCCGGATGTCACGTGGGGAGGCGGCTCGGGTCCTCTCTCAGGAGAAGGTGAACGAGCAGTACCGGCACGCGGGCATCCTGGTGAACCTGGATGGCGAGGTGCCGATCGACGAGTCGAGCGCCTGCTACAAGTCGGCGGAGGACGTGGTCGCCGCCGTCGTCGATGCTGGCCTCGCGCGCATCGAGTACACCCTGTGGCCGGTCGCCTCGCTGAAGGGGACCGAGGAGAGCTCCGGGGTCCGGCGGCAGCGCAAGGCGAAGGGCAAAGAGCGCGACAAGGCGCGGGGCGAGGCGCGGAAGACCAAGGGGCACTACTGA
- a CDS encoding protein kinase domain-containing protein, producing MSATALQTGAASAEGRPLPADPAALQPGDTVLDVLLAAPLGVGNVTRVWSGLDGERPVALKIFDPARAEAPGASAAFARGAAAGVRLCAGGAPPGVLPVFRSSPDGLTLVTALAEGDLNDLTALSWTPPQIVPFFELLCRAVQGAHEAGVIHGGLKPSNVFVSDSLEPLVADFGLTDLPSLVAASPDAGGHGPYAAPEALAGEGVLGASADVYSLGRVLYFLLLGRDPDEPVAEVPALFPLSSSPQGLVRIIRRCTARDPAARYQDVAALLHDLERHGQADVVGMAGPVFEPGAGRRLVDVLDAAPNSQRGARAFDDAGPISTRGGNPSVRGSIPAARPSSPGRGSSPGLELEDAPISGRPSLSRLSDAGAVSLRGSTAYPEGSGASTWLPRRAEQALAGAGAFLLVALALWLALSPIPSQGLLLVLRYGAAVGVALLTLALPRFSRRLVPARLAFAALACVLVHLVDASQLVTFRLRASLAAADPAVRAGAARLLVREGHRDLSNRDLSDLDLSYAELSVASFRGANLARANLTGAALTESTFDGADLTGALAHQADLSATNADAAEGWAMLLCDEHTRLPDPWACAGGHPARMP from the coding sequence ATGTCCGCGACTGCTCTCCAGACCGGCGCCGCCTCTGCGGAGGGGCGCCCTCTTCCTGCTGATCCTGCCGCCCTGCAGCCAGGTGACACCGTCCTCGATGTGTTGCTCGCGGCGCCTCTGGGCGTCGGCAACGTCACGCGCGTGTGGTCCGGGCTCGATGGCGAGCGGCCCGTCGCGCTGAAGATCTTCGACCCTGCCCGCGCCGAAGCACCAGGAGCCAGCGCCGCGTTTGCGCGGGGGGCGGCGGCCGGCGTGCGTCTGTGTGCTGGCGGAGCGCCGCCCGGCGTCCTGCCCGTGTTCCGGTCGAGCCCAGACGGTCTCACGCTGGTCACTGCCCTCGCCGAAGGGGATCTGAACGATCTCACAGCGCTCTCCTGGACGCCTCCGCAGATCGTCCCCTTTTTCGAACTCCTCTGCCGAGCGGTCCAGGGGGCGCACGAGGCCGGCGTCATCCATGGAGGCCTCAAGCCTTCCAATGTCTTCGTCAGCGACTCCCTCGAGCCGCTCGTGGCCGATTTCGGGCTGACCGATCTCCCCTCCCTGGTCGCCGCGTCGCCCGATGCTGGGGGTCACGGCCCCTATGCCGCGCCCGAAGCGCTCGCGGGGGAAGGGGTGCTCGGGGCCTCGGCCGACGTCTACAGCCTCGGTCGGGTGCTCTACTTCCTGCTCCTCGGCCGTGATCCGGACGAGCCCGTGGCCGAGGTGCCAGCGCTCTTCCCGCTCTCGTCGTCACCTCAGGGGCTGGTGCGCATCATCCGTCGGTGCACGGCGCGGGATCCTGCGGCTCGCTACCAGGACGTGGCTGCTCTCCTCCACGATCTCGAGCGTCACGGGCAGGCCGACGTCGTGGGGATGGCGGGTCCGGTCTTCGAGCCTGGAGCTGGGCGACGCCTCGTGGATGTGCTCGATGCGGCGCCGAACTCTCAGCGCGGCGCGAGGGCCTTCGACGATGCCGGGCCCATTTCGACGCGAGGTGGCAACCCCTCGGTTCGAGGATCCATCCCAGCCGCCAGGCCCTCCTCGCCAGGCCGAGGTTCTTCCCCGGGGCTGGAGCTGGAGGATGCCCCGATCTCCGGGCGTCCCTCACTCTCTCGCCTCAGCGACGCGGGGGCCGTCAGCCTTCGTGGCAGCACGGCGTACCCGGAGGGTTCGGGGGCCTCGACCTGGCTCCCCCGACGGGCGGAGCAGGCCTTGGCGGGCGCTGGCGCGTTTCTCCTGGTCGCCCTCGCGCTCTGGCTCGCCCTGTCGCCCATCCCTTCCCAGGGGCTGCTCCTCGTCCTCCGCTACGGCGCTGCGGTCGGTGTGGCGCTCCTGACGCTGGCGCTCCCCCGGTTCTCGCGCCGGCTCGTCCCCGCACGCCTCGCCTTTGCGGCGCTGGCGTGCGTGCTGGTGCACCTCGTCGACGCTTCCCAGCTCGTCACCTTCCGTCTTCGCGCCTCGCTCGCGGCCGCGGATCCCGCCGTCCGCGCGGGGGCAGCGCGCCTGCTCGTCCGCGAAGGCCACCGGGATCTCTCCAACCGCGATCTCTCCGATCTCGACCTCTCCTACGCCGAGCTCTCGGTCGCCAGCTTTCGAGGTGCGAACCTGGCGCGGGCCAACCTCACCGGCGCGGCGCTCACCGAGTCGACCTTCGATGGCGCCGATCTCACGGGCGCACTCGCGCACCAGGCCGACCTGTCGGCGACGAACGCCGATGCGGCCGAGGGCTGGGCGATGCTGCTCTGCGACGAGCACACCCGGTTGCCCGATCCCTGGGCTTGCGCCGGAGGCCATCCTGCCCGCATGCCCTGA
- a CDS encoding type IV pilin protein, producing the protein MKPSTRSNDLPSSLPRRSRRAARRGFSLVEIGITVALVGVLAAIGTQRVYSYFASARTAEAKHMIGGIARALTTTFAVKNYVNIGAVNALGPDPGLCRDTTSVPAAMGSVQRRKYQPSGQAGRDYNTGNTLGGWKCVGFSNEQAQHYQYRYNMGAPPVNVGGNGPPPSPPGVPLSRQFAISAKGDVDGDNKFSWFIITGYAMGHDLTISPGIGIQDAEE; encoded by the coding sequence ATGAAGCCCAGTACCCGTTCCAACGACCTACCCAGCTCGCTCCCCCGCCGCTCCCGTCGTGCAGCTCGTCGTGGCTTCTCCCTCGTGGAGATCGGCATCACGGTGGCCCTCGTCGGCGTCCTGGCGGCCATCGGCACGCAGCGCGTCTACAGCTACTTCGCCAGCGCCCGCACGGCCGAGGCGAAGCACATGATCGGTGGGATTGCCCGCGCGCTCACGACCACGTTCGCGGTGAAGAACTACGTGAACATCGGCGCCGTGAACGCGCTCGGTCCCGACCCGGGACTCTGTCGGGATACGACCTCCGTGCCCGCCGCCATGGGAAGCGTGCAGCGCCGGAAATACCAGCCCAGCGGCCAGGCGGGTCGTGACTACAACACCGGCAATACGCTCGGAGGCTGGAAGTGCGTCGGGTTCAGCAATGAGCAGGCTCAGCATTATCAGTATCGCTACAACATGGGCGCGCCGCCGGTGAACGTGGGGGGAAATGGCCCTCCACCGAGCCCCCCTGGCGTGCCGCTCTCACGTCAGTTCGCCATCTCGGCGAAAGGGGACGTGGATGGTGACAACAAGTTCTCGTGGTTCATCATCACCGGCTACGCCATGGGGCACGATCTGACGATCAGCCCTGGCATCGGCATCCAGGACGCGGAGGAGTGA